Proteins encoded within one genomic window of Paraglaciecola psychrophila 170:
- the zipA gene encoding cell division protein ZipA — MEADGLRWSLLIIGSLVIVGLAVHGIWLSRKNTDKKANASKNKKDQEYQPSGWQSDNDRFDEELNYENNHSDEDSDIKFDSGEDEVESDLATTTSPKNEFDDLGIGTVRVVSADKSSHVKVAVDADKAAVEHAPTASVQVEPEVASSKIYASVVTQPKPEYASKYTSLAAETVSILQQEKASSNKTQKMVSPNFYGASNHNVGTNDHHQVPEPPPFLLKKEASHPENENEQVSSTLAEQPTKAHLPAAEIKESENKEEEDKAHATLAEKLSSSEQARTVVKRNKAEAIRKRRDPKIAEEQMHIDFDDQPTAKPEPKEELKAKPAESEQPQEVLVLNVKSADDNPIPGSALLPMLLTLGFKFGDQDIFHRHINSNGKGPVLFSLANMFKPGNFDIDNLENFTTGGISLFMILPIEGEPHQVFNMMHNAARKIADEFSAQIYDGRRTLLTKQSLQQYVEKIREFERQRLLKS; from the coding sequence ATGGAAGCAGATGGTTTACGTTGGTCGTTGTTAATAATAGGCAGTTTGGTGATTGTGGGTCTTGCCGTTCACGGTATTTGGCTCTCTCGAAAAAATACTGATAAGAAAGCAAACGCTAGCAAAAATAAAAAAGATCAAGAATATCAACCTTCCGGTTGGCAGTCTGATAATGATAGGTTTGACGAAGAGTTAAATTATGAAAATAACCACTCTGACGAAGACTCTGATATTAAATTTGATAGTGGGGAGGATGAAGTTGAATCTGATCTAGCTACCACCACCTCACCTAAAAATGAGTTTGATGATTTAGGCATAGGAACAGTGAGAGTTGTGTCTGCTGATAAGTCTAGTCATGTAAAAGTGGCTGTTGATGCTGATAAAGCTGCAGTAGAACACGCTCCCACAGCGAGTGTTCAAGTCGAGCCTGAAGTCGCGTCCAGTAAAATCTATGCTTCTGTAGTGACACAACCCAAGCCTGAATATGCTTCTAAATATACCTCTTTAGCGGCAGAAACAGTGTCTATTTTACAGCAAGAAAAAGCTTCATCAAACAAGACTCAGAAAATGGTTTCCCCAAATTTTTATGGGGCTTCTAATCATAACGTTGGCACTAATGATCATCACCAAGTGCCAGAGCCTCCCCCATTTTTATTAAAAAAAGAAGCGTCACATCCCGAGAATGAAAATGAACAGGTATCCAGCACTTTAGCCGAGCAGCCAACTAAGGCACATCTCCCTGCGGCTGAGATTAAAGAGTCTGAGAATAAAGAGGAAGAGGATAAAGCGCATGCCACTCTAGCTGAAAAACTAAGTTCATCGGAACAAGCTCGCACTGTGGTTAAGCGAAATAAAGCTGAGGCAATTAGAAAACGTCGTGATCCTAAAATTGCAGAAGAGCAAATGCATATCGATTTTGATGATCAACCGACTGCTAAACCAGAGCCTAAAGAGGAACTAAAAGCTAAGCCTGCTGAGTCTGAGCAACCACAAGAAGTGTTAGTGCTAAATGTTAAGTCTGCAGACGACAATCCTATTCCGGGATCTGCATTGCTGCCGATGTTACTCACTTTGGGTTTTAAATTCGGTGATCAAGATATTTTCCATCGTCATATTAATTCAAATGGCAAAGGGCCGGTATTGTTTAGCCTAGCCAATATGTTCAAGCCGGGTAATTTTGACATTGATAACCTTGAAAACTTCACTACTGGTGGTATTTCGTTATTTATGATTTTGCCAATTGAAGGTGAGCCACATCAAGTGTTTAACATGATGCACAACGCAGCCCGAAAAATTGCAGATGAGTTTTCAGCACAAATATACGATGGCAGACGTACATTATTGACCAAGCAAAGTCTGCAACAATACGTAGAAAAAATCCGAGAATTCGAACGTCAGCGTTTATTAAAAAGCTGA
- the smc gene encoding chromosome segregation protein SMC — protein MRLKKIKLAGFKSFVDPTTIPFPDDMTAVVGPNGCGKSNVIDAVRWVLGESSAKNLRGASMTDVIFNGSTARKPVSQCSVELVFDNSSGRIQGEYAGYNELSVKRIVTKDAQSSYLLNNTKCRRRDVTDLFLGTGLGPRSYAIIEQGMISRLVESKPQELRVFIEEAAGVSKYKERRRETETRIRHTKENLERLEDVRSELGQQLEKLQRQATAAKHYKELKQSERRYKAELAALRWLQQSKKIDTLEISIAQKNADIEAYIATQRNEEKDIVEFKQQQQDLKQQLNDTQQQVFRVSTDITRIEQNQIHTKQRRQQIEQESNALQISVSDNETHHQQNIQKIDELADQLALAEPEKQLSEEQVEQSQSILFEAEEQFSQQQHQWRNQELEYNQRKQQAQSCHSKIQSLMSMQMRTQQRIGELKDELGEVIDDELVTQIEACQQEMLMIEDQLQQSTENAPQTLSIQDDAQLSLKQAAQSQMQIRGELQGIEAQLAALNALQQTSDLDTTSQKFIQNHQLSTQPWWQTLDIQHGWEEAFDTITQQWQRAIVLPKNTEQGRLVELSGSAWLFQDSYIENHSLTISDKSIANKLNNSGVPSWLTHIMCANSLEEGLGMLAELENYQSVVTPQGYWLGKGWMIVGSADQQTGLLKRANQINQLEGQLALVQLKVLSADLAVSDAEDKLVVANQNAETGKQQFEHLKLNLQQAKNQGQLLAQQQQQNMGRNTRLSQELLRQQNTTEEEQQQLEELSMQAEELEQSVEILQEQQRECELIREQHQQKVSDNRTQLEVSKNKLHQLALHLQSLQSQYQGLTANQQREAQLLNNMQQKLSFLKAEFAELAMPLENQQESLQQLLQQKNTLDIQQQTDNEILAVVDEKLTVAEKGQKGVTDKIQVMLSELQSIKLECEGYRVRANGVLEQLQEMQQSLKTVLDTLPENADEKSWQTLLDETIASVARLGAVNLAAVEEYDVQAERKQHLDDQNDDLVSALDILEQAIRKIDKETRSRFKETFDQVNEDLKLLFPKVFGGGTAYLELTDDDLLETGVTIMARPPGKKNSTIHLLSGGEKALTALSLVFAIFRLNPAPFCLLDEVDAPLDDANVVRFCKLVSEMSKTVQFIFITHNKIAMEMATHLTGVTMSEPGVSRMVAVDVDEAVAIAQA, from the coding sequence ATGCGCCTAAAAAAAATTAAGTTGGCTGGGTTTAAGTCTTTTGTTGACCCAACCACTATACCTTTTCCAGATGATATGACTGCGGTTGTCGGGCCTAATGGCTGTGGCAAATCCAACGTGATTGATGCTGTGCGCTGGGTGTTGGGTGAAAGTTCAGCTAAAAATCTGCGTGGCGCTTCCATGACAGATGTTATTTTTAACGGTTCAACCGCACGTAAACCGGTTTCGCAGTGTAGCGTTGAATTGGTGTTTGATAATTCATCCGGGCGTATTCAAGGTGAATATGCAGGTTACAACGAGTTGTCGGTTAAACGTATTGTGACCAAAGATGCGCAATCCAGTTATTTACTTAACAACACTAAATGTCGTCGCCGTGACGTGACTGATTTATTTTTAGGGACTGGTTTAGGTCCGCGCAGCTACGCAATTATCGAACAGGGCATGATTTCTCGTTTAGTTGAGTCTAAACCTCAAGAATTAAGAGTTTTTATTGAAGAGGCGGCTGGAGTATCAAAATACAAAGAGCGACGCCGTGAAACCGAAACCCGCATTCGACACACCAAAGAAAACTTAGAACGCCTAGAAGATGTGCGTAGTGAATTAGGCCAACAATTAGAAAAATTGCAACGCCAAGCCACTGCCGCAAAGCATTACAAAGAACTCAAACAAAGTGAGCGTCGCTACAAAGCTGAATTAGCCGCTTTGCGCTGGTTACAGCAGAGTAAAAAAATCGATACTTTAGAAATAAGTATCGCCCAGAAAAATGCTGATATCGAAGCTTACATCGCCACTCAACGCAATGAAGAAAAAGACATTGTTGAATTCAAACAACAGCAACAAGATTTAAAGCAGCAGCTCAATGATACTCAGCAACAAGTGTTTAGGGTAAGCACTGATATTACCCGCATCGAACAGAATCAAATTCATACTAAACAAAGACGTCAGCAAATTGAGCAAGAATCTAATGCCCTGCAGATTTCTGTTAGTGATAATGAAACCCACCATCAGCAGAATATTCAAAAAATTGATGAATTAGCAGATCAACTCGCTTTAGCAGAGCCAGAAAAACAATTATCAGAAGAGCAGGTAGAGCAATCACAGAGTATTTTGTTTGAAGCGGAAGAGCAGTTTAGCCAACAACAACATCAATGGCGAAATCAAGAGTTAGAATATAATCAGCGCAAACAACAAGCTCAAAGTTGTCATAGTAAAATTCAGTCTTTGATGTCGATGCAAATGCGCACACAGCAGCGTATTGGTGAGCTTAAAGATGAGCTAGGCGAAGTCATAGACGATGAGTTAGTGACACAAATAGAAGCGTGCCAGCAAGAAATGCTGATGATCGAAGACCAGTTACAACAAAGTACTGAAAATGCACCGCAAACTTTGTCTATTCAGGACGATGCACAACTCAGTTTAAAACAAGCTGCCCAAAGCCAAATGCAGATAAGAGGTGAGTTACAAGGCATCGAAGCTCAGTTAGCCGCATTAAATGCATTACAACAAACCAGTGATCTGGATACAACCTCACAAAAATTTATTCAAAATCATCAACTCAGTACCCAACCCTGGTGGCAAACCTTAGATATTCAACATGGCTGGGAGGAGGCATTCGACACTATTACTCAGCAATGGCAGCGTGCCATTGTGTTGCCAAAAAATACTGAACAGGGCAGATTAGTCGAGTTGTCTGGTTCTGCTTGGTTGTTTCAAGATAGTTACATTGAGAATCACAGCCTCACAATTTCTGATAAAAGTATCGCCAATAAACTTAACAACAGCGGTGTGCCAAGCTGGTTAACTCATATTATGTGTGCCAACAGTCTTGAAGAAGGACTTGGGATGTTAGCCGAATTAGAGAATTATCAAAGTGTTGTCACTCCACAGGGGTATTGGTTAGGAAAGGGCTGGATGATCGTAGGAAGTGCTGATCAACAAACTGGTTTATTAAAACGCGCTAATCAGATTAATCAACTTGAAGGTCAACTTGCACTAGTGCAACTCAAAGTTTTATCTGCAGATTTAGCGGTTAGTGACGCTGAAGATAAACTGGTTGTTGCTAATCAAAATGCAGAAACAGGAAAACAGCAATTTGAACATCTGAAACTCAATTTGCAGCAAGCAAAGAATCAAGGGCAATTACTGGCACAACAGCAACAACAAAATATGGGGCGCAACACCCGCCTATCACAAGAATTACTGCGCCAACAGAATACTACTGAAGAAGAACAACAACAGCTTGAAGAGTTATCGATGCAAGCAGAAGAGCTCGAACAATCAGTAGAAATTCTTCAAGAGCAGCAACGTGAATGTGAGCTAATCCGCGAACAGCACCAGCAAAAAGTCTCCGATAATCGTACCCAGCTAGAAGTGTCTAAAAATAAGTTACACCAATTAGCTTTGCATTTACAAAGTTTACAAAGCCAGTATCAAGGGTTAACCGCCAATCAGCAGCGTGAAGCACAGCTGCTGAATAACATGCAGCAAAAGTTGAGTTTCTTAAAGGCTGAATTTGCTGAACTGGCTATGCCCCTAGAAAACCAACAAGAGTCGTTACAACAGTTGTTACAGCAAAAAAACACTTTGGATATTCAGCAACAAACGGATAATGAAATACTCGCCGTTGTAGACGAAAAGTTAACCGTAGCTGAAAAAGGTCAAAAAGGTGTCACTGATAAAATTCAGGTAATGCTCAGTGAATTGCAAAGCATTAAACTTGAATGTGAAGGTTATCGCGTCAGAGCTAACGGTGTATTAGAACAACTACAAGAAATGCAGCAAAGTCTTAAAACGGTGTTAGACACGTTACCCGAAAACGCAGATGAAAAAAGCTGGCAAACGCTATTAGATGAAACTATCGCGTCTGTGGCTAGGCTAGGTGCTGTTAACCTTGCAGCTGTTGAAGAGTATGATGTGCAGGCTGAGCGAAAACAACATCTTGATGACCAAAATGATGACTTAGTGTCTGCTTTAGATATTTTAGAACAAGCTATTCGTAAGATTGATAAAGAAACCCGCTCACGTTTTAAAGAAACATTTGATCAAGTAAATGAAGACCTAAAACTGTTGTTTCCTAAAGTATTTGGCGGCGGCACGGCTTATCTTGAACTGACTGACGATGACTTACTCGAAACAGGTGTGACGATCATGGCCAGACCCCCAGGTAAGAAAAACAGCACAATTCATTTACTTTCTGGTGGTGAAAAAGCGCTGACCGCTTTATCATTGGTGTTCGCAATTTTTAGATTGAATCCAGCACCATTTTGTTTGTTAGATGAAGTGGATGCGCCTCTGGATGATGCTAATGTGGTTAGATTTTGTAAACTGGTGTCTGAAATGTCAAAAACTGTACAGTTTATTTTTATTACCCATAATAAAATAGCCATGGAAATGGCAACACATTTAACCGGTGTTACAATGTCTGAGCCTGGTGTGTCACGAATGGTTGCAGTAGATGTTGATGAAGCTGTGGCAATTGCCCAAGCCTAA
- the cysZ gene encoding sulfate transporter CysZ, translating to MDYFFQGFRLITTKGLKRFVFFPLAINLILFTAGFYYLFGEISSSIVWLTELIPDWKWLSWLKDGLSYIIWPIAVITILLVFALTFGTLANWIAAPFNGLLAEKVEQHLTGQRMDDTGLTDVFKDIPRTLGRELSKLTYYIPRAIGFLLLFFILPVFGQVLWFLFSAWMMAIQYCDYAFDNHKVSFREMKHVLQANRSQSFSFGITVSVFSLIPIVNFLVMPVAVCGATALWVDELKEQV from the coding sequence ATGGATTATTTTTTTCAAGGTTTTAGATTAATTACAACCAAAGGTTTGAAACGCTTTGTGTTTTTCCCGTTGGCCATTAATCTTATCTTGTTTACTGCAGGTTTTTATTACTTATTTGGTGAAATCAGTAGCAGTATTGTTTGGTTAACCGAACTCATTCCTGATTGGAAATGGCTGAGTTGGTTAAAAGATGGCTTGAGTTATATTATTTGGCCCATTGCTGTTATCACTATTTTATTAGTATTTGCACTAACATTTGGTACCTTAGCTAACTGGATTGCTGCACCCTTTAACGGATTGTTAGCCGAAAAAGTAGAACAACACCTAACAGGCCAACGCATGGACGACACTGGTTTAACTGATGTATTTAAAGATATTCCCCGCACGTTAGGGCGTGAACTATCAAAACTCACGTATTACATACCCAGAGCCATCGGCTTTTTATTGTTATTTTTTATATTGCCTGTGTTCGGACAAGTATTATGGTTTTTATTCTCAGCTTGGATGATGGCCATTCAGTATTGTGACTATGCCTTTGATAATCACAAAGTGTCATTTAGAGAAATGAAACACGTATTGCAAGCCAACCGCTCACAAAGTTTTAGCTTTGGAATTACTGTTAGTGTGTTCTCGCTTATTCCTATTGTTAACTTTTTAGTTATGCCGGTAGCCGTGTGTGGTGCAACGGCTTTATGGGTCGATGAGTTAAAAGAGCAGGTTTAA
- a CDS encoding IS3 family transposase (programmed frameshift) has protein sequence MSKRTRRTFSPEFRLETAQLIVDQGYTHDEAAKAMGVGFSTIGKWVKQLQQERQGVRVKPTPMTPEQLEIRELKKRNERLELEKEINKKGYRSVDVGLHEQLSVIEKLSQSDARRYSIKFLCEVFGVHRSTYKYWFKRDKRITPETAKLHSQVKEVHRQSNGSAGARTVAIMATNNGYPLSRYRAGNIMKKLDLVSCQLPKHAYKRATQEHVAIPNTLDRQFAVTQPDQLWCDDVTYIWTGNCWAYLAVVMDLFARKPVDWALSHSPDSNLTCQALIMAYESRGRPKEVMFHSDQGSHYTSRQFRQLVWRYRLTQSMSRRGNCWDNSPMERFFRSLKTEWIPITGYYSFSEAKHCISDYIIGYYSEIRPHSYNGGLTPNESEYRYWKYYKPVAKIT, from the exons ATGAGTAAAAGAACAAGACGGACATTTAGTCCTGAATTCAGATTAGAAACAGCCCAATTAATTGTCGATCAAGGTTACACGCATGACGAAGCAGCTAAAGCCATGGGAGTGGGGTTTTCAACCATTGGCAAATGGGTGAAACAACTTCAACAAGAGCGCCAAGGTGTGCGTGTGAAGCCAACACCCATGACGCCAGAACAGCTTGAAATTCGTGAGTTGAAGAAGCGTAATGAACGACTTGAATTGGAAAAGGAGATTA ATAAAAAAGGCTACCGCTCTGTTGATGTCGGACTCCATGAACAACTCTCGGTAATCGAGAAACTGAGTCAGAGCGATGCACGCCGTTATTCAATAAAATTTTTGTGTGAGGTATTTGGAGTCCACCGCAGCACATATAAATACTGGTTTAAGCGAGATAAACGCATTACACCAGAAACGGCTAAATTGCACAGTCAGGTAAAAGAAGTCCATCGTCAAAGCAATGGCTCAGCTGGCGCAAGAACAGTGGCAATCATGGCAACCAATAATGGTTACCCATTGTCTCGTTATCGCGCTGGTAACATCATGAAGAAGCTTGATTTAGTCAGCTGTCAGCTGCCGAAACATGCTTATAAAAGAGCGACACAAGAGCATGTAGCCATCCCCAATACATTGGATAGGCAGTTTGCAGTAACACAGCCAGACCAATTGTGGTGCGACGATGTGACGTATATTTGGACGGGTAATTGCTGGGCTTATCTAGCGGTTGTTATGGATTTATTTGCACGAAAACCTGTTGACTGGGCGTTGAGTCATTCGCCCGATAGTAACTTAACTTGCCAGGCATTAATCATGGCTTATGAAAGTCGAGGAAGACCTAAAGAGGTCATGTTCCATTCCGATCAGGGAAGTCACTATACAAGTCGCCAATTTAGGCAGTTAGTGTGGCGATATCGTTTGACACAAAGCATGAGTCGACGCGGTAATTGTTGGGATAATAGCCCAATGGAACGCTTCTTTAGAAGCTTAAAAACGGAATGGATACCGATAACCGGCTATTACAGTTTTAGTGAAGCAAAGCACTGTATCAGTGATTATATAATTGGTTATTACAGTGAAATTAGGCCGCATTCATACAACGGTGGATTGACGCCGAATGAATCGGAATATCGGTATTGGAAATACTATAAACCTGTGGCCAAAATAACTTGA